A DNA window from Ornithinimicrobium humiphilum contains the following coding sequences:
- a CDS encoding DivIVA domain-containing protein: protein MALSPEDVIKKSFSATHLRRGYDETQVDDFLDEVVVELRRLIAENDSLRSDLEDCRAGQGYAGDQTESIRPAVIGQRDADLEAELEELRAQVEAERAAAEEARRAAAEAEQRLAAAGDAPAVEDRSGEVEDLRRQLEECQAARAQAEERAQTAEQAHAAGSENAGAEVEELRSRVAAADERIRELEAELEQASERARQAEENAAQAAQVAPVAAVAPAGVPGEDPTTIISLAQRLHDQHVAEGESTRNRLVEEGESYRDRVVAEADQKREELITVGQQTHDRLVGEGQAKHDELVQTGQQTHDRLVEEGRAKHDELVQTGQQTHDSLVEEGQQERHRLVTEGQARHDELVQTGQQTHDTLVNEGQSSRDQMIGEAEQHRAGILHDLNTQQSTLSSKINELQTQETELRDRLRAFLSDQLAKVEGTD from the coding sequence ATGGCGCTGTCCCCCGAGGACGTCATCAAGAAGAGCTTCAGTGCGACGCACCTGAGGCGAGGCTATGACGAGACCCAGGTCGACGACTTCCTCGACGAGGTGGTCGTCGAGCTGCGCCGACTGATCGCGGAGAACGACTCCCTGCGGTCCGACCTCGAGGACTGCCGAGCCGGCCAGGGGTATGCCGGCGACCAGACCGAGTCCATCCGCCCGGCCGTCATCGGCCAGCGCGACGCCGACCTGGAGGCCGAGCTCGAAGAGCTGCGCGCCCAGGTCGAGGCCGAGCGTGCCGCCGCCGAGGAGGCCCGCCGCGCCGCCGCCGAGGCCGAGCAGCGCCTCGCCGCCGCCGGCGACGCCCCTGCCGTCGAGGACCGCTCCGGCGAGGTCGAGGACCTGCGCCGCCAGCTGGAGGAGTGCCAGGCCGCCCGGGCGCAGGCCGAGGAGCGTGCGCAGACGGCCGAGCAGGCCCATGCCGCGGGCTCGGAGAACGCCGGCGCCGAGGTCGAGGAGCTCCGCTCCCGCGTCGCGGCCGCCGACGAGCGCATCCGTGAGCTCGAGGCCGAGCTGGAGCAGGCCTCCGAGCGTGCCCGCCAGGCCGAGGAGAACGCCGCCCAGGCTGCGCAGGTGGCTCCGGTCGCCGCCGTCGCTCCGGCCGGCGTGCCGGGGGAGGACCCCACCACGATCATCTCGCTGGCCCAGCGCCTGCACGACCAGCACGTCGCCGAGGGCGAGAGCACCCGCAACCGCCTGGTCGAGGAGGGCGAGTCCTACCGCGACCGCGTCGTGGCCGAGGCCGACCAGAAGCGCGAGGAGCTCATCACCGTCGGTCAGCAGACCCACGACCGCCTCGTCGGCGAGGGTCAGGCCAAGCACGACGAGCTGGTGCAGACCGGCCAGCAGACGCACGACCGCCTCGTGGAGGAGGGCCGCGCCAAGCACGACGAGCTCGTCCAGACCGGCCAGCAGACCCACGACTCCCTGGTCGAGGAGGGGCAGCAGGAGCGCCACCGCCTCGTCACCGAGGGTCAGGCCCGCCACGACGAGCTCGTGCAGACCGGTCAGCAAACGCACGACACCCTCGTCAACGAGGGCCAGTCGTCGCGCGACCAGATGATCGGCGAGGCCGAGCAGCACCGCGCCGGCATCCTGCACGACCTCAACACCCAGCAGTCCACGCTCAGCAGCAAGATCAACGAGCTGCAGACCCAGGAGACCGAGCTGCGCGACCGCCTGCGCGCGTTCCTCTCCGACCAGCTCGCCAAGGTCGAGGGCACCGACTGA
- a CDS encoding YggS family pyridoxal phosphate-dependent enzyme, translating to MSTDARREELAANLAAVHARIDAACAAAGRDRDELTLIAVTKFFPASDVAHLAALGARHIGENRDQEAGSKVAELAPDVRAQLTVHFIGQLQTNKANHVTRYADVVQSVDRAKLVRALDRGVGHALDEGARHTPLEVLLQVDLGEGEDRGRGGALPEDIPGLADAVAGTEHLRLRGLMAVAPLGLDEAGTRAAFERLRALSQSLRADHPESTWISAGMSGDLETAVTCGATHLRVGTSIMGSRL from the coding sequence ATGAGCACGGACGCCCGCCGCGAGGAGCTCGCGGCCAACCTCGCCGCCGTGCACGCCCGCATCGACGCCGCCTGCGCCGCCGCCGGGCGCGACCGCGACGAGCTGACGCTCATCGCGGTCACCAAGTTCTTCCCCGCCAGCGACGTCGCCCACCTCGCCGCCCTCGGCGCACGGCACATCGGCGAGAACCGGGACCAGGAGGCCGGCTCCAAGGTCGCCGAGCTCGCCCCTGACGTGCGCGCCCAGCTCACGGTCCACTTCATCGGGCAGCTGCAGACCAACAAGGCCAACCACGTCACCCGGTATGCCGACGTCGTCCAGTCCGTCGACCGGGCCAAGCTCGTGCGGGCGCTGGACCGCGGTGTCGGGCACGCCCTGGACGAGGGGGCACGGCATACCCCGCTCGAGGTGCTGCTCCAGGTGGACCTGGGGGAGGGGGAGGACCGCGGTCGGGGTGGCGCGCTCCCCGAGGACATCCCGGGTCTGGCCGACGCCGTCGCCGGGACCGAGCACCTGCGTCTGCGGGGCCTGATGGCTGTCGCGCCTCTCGGCCTGGACGAGGCCGGTACACGCGCGGCGTTCGAGCGCCTCCGCGCGCTGTCGCAGAGCCTCCGCGCCGACCATCCGGAGTCCACCTGGATCTCCGCCGGCATGAGCGGCGACCTTGAAACTGCTGTGACTTGTGGTGCGACACACCTGCGTGTCGGAACCTCGATCATGGGATCGCGGTTGTAG
- a CDS encoding DivIVA domain-containing protein — translation MPLGPEDVVRKSFKTSVFRRGYDEAEVDAFLEEIVADLRRREAERDELLAELQRPRSVGEVETERVVREREQLDLIRNERQELVSELGGLQSQLTAARKEVAQAEGRVAQATAAQQDAETRREQAEATLATLEEKVARAQAVHDDLRGAFDTLVAELRALRTEAEIRAKDILGIEPGQPAGNPTDDLDVIGRLARSIHDQHVSAAEAEAARLREGTQAEVDAMRTSAMAQAEEVRATAQAEADMVLADAAAEQERVLSEARTEADRLLADADTRQAEVTQSAKRLLTTAQQESRQIAAAAQAEHDRLIAEAEEERAGILADLQARRELLEHRITELDRQQGEYRDRLRQLVQQQLAGLDDESWRVAAPTASDVESPAVP, via the coding sequence GTGCCACTTGGACCGGAGGATGTCGTCAGGAAGTCCTTCAAGACGTCGGTGTTCCGACGGGGTTACGACGAGGCGGAGGTTGACGCCTTCCTCGAGGAGATCGTCGCCGATCTGCGGCGTCGTGAGGCCGAGCGTGACGAGCTGCTCGCCGAGCTTCAACGTCCGCGCTCCGTCGGAGAGGTTGAGACCGAGCGCGTCGTCCGTGAGCGGGAGCAACTTGACCTGATCCGGAACGAACGCCAAGAGCTCGTCAGCGAGCTGGGCGGGCTGCAGTCACAACTGACGGCCGCCCGGAAAGAAGTCGCGCAGGCGGAGGGCCGTGTGGCGCAGGCCACCGCCGCGCAGCAGGACGCGGAGACCCGCCGTGAGCAGGCTGAAGCGACTCTGGCCACGTTGGAGGAGAAGGTGGCCCGCGCGCAGGCCGTGCACGACGATCTCCGTGGCGCCTTCGACACACTGGTCGCCGAACTGCGGGCTCTGCGCACGGAAGCCGAAATTCGTGCAAAGGACATCCTCGGGATCGAGCCGGGGCAGCCCGCCGGGAACCCGACGGACGACCTCGACGTCATCGGCCGCCTGGCGCGCAGCATCCACGACCAGCACGTCTCCGCCGCAGAGGCGGAGGCTGCCCGACTGCGAGAAGGTACGCAGGCCGAGGTCGACGCGATGCGCACCAGCGCGATGGCGCAGGCCGAGGAGGTGCGCGCGACCGCCCAGGCAGAGGCCGACATGGTGCTCGCCGACGCCGCGGCGGAGCAGGAGCGGGTGCTGAGCGAGGCGAGGACCGAGGCCGACCGCTTGCTGGCGGACGCCGACACCCGGCAGGCCGAGGTGACGCAGTCCGCCAAGCGCCTGCTCACGACCGCGCAGCAGGAGAGCCGGCAGATCGCCGCGGCGGCGCAGGCCGAGCACGACCGGCTCATCGCGGAGGCCGAGGAGGAGCGAGCCGGCATTCTGGCCGACCTCCAGGCCCGCCGCGAGCTGCTCGAGCACCGGATCACCGAGCTCGACCGCCAGCAGGGGGAGTACCGCGACCGGCTCCGCCAGCTGGTGCAGCAGCAGCTCGCCGGCCTGGACGACGAGAGCTGGCGCGTGGCCGCGCCCACCGCGTCGGACGTGGAGTCCCCGGCGGTACCCTGA
- a CDS encoding YggT family protein yields the protein MVGQILSLLLSFYMFVLIGRLVFDWVQVFARDWRPKGPVLVLANAIYALTDPPLRALRKVIPPLRLGGIALDLGFLVLIIAVSMGRSLVLALPF from the coding sequence ATGGTCGGCCAGATCCTGTCACTCCTGCTCTCGTTCTACATGTTCGTCCTCATCGGACGGCTGGTCTTCGACTGGGTGCAGGTCTTCGCGCGGGACTGGCGGCCCAAGGGCCCGGTGCTGGTGCTGGCCAACGCGATCTACGCGCTGACCGACCCGCCGCTGCGCGCACTGCGCAAGGTGATCCCGCCGCTCCGGCTGGGCGGCATCGCGCTCGACCTGGGCTTCCTCGTGCTCATCATCGCGGTGAGCATGGGCCGCTCGCTGGTCCTGGCCCTGCCCTTCTGA
- a CDS encoding cell division protein SepF codes for MAGALRKTMEYLGLAESDERYDDYDAYDDEARREPVRHEAPEAPVRAVHDDDRGAEVTPLPRRTPAKQVVREPQMSELNRITTIHPRTYNEAKNIGEAFRGGIPVIMNLTDMDDADAKRLVDFAAGLAFGLRGSIERVTSKVFLLSPEYVEVDGGVEATGHKAQGPFNQS; via the coding sequence ATGGCCGGGGCGCTGCGCAAGACCATGGAGTACCTCGGACTCGCCGAGTCCGACGAGCGGTACGACGACTACGACGCCTACGACGACGAGGCTCGTCGCGAGCCGGTCCGCCACGAGGCGCCGGAGGCGCCCGTGCGCGCCGTGCACGACGACGACCGTGGTGCCGAGGTCACCCCCCTTCCGCGGCGCACCCCCGCCAAGCAGGTCGTCCGGGAGCCCCAGATGAGCGAACTCAACCGCATCACCACGATCCACCCGCGGACCTACAACGAGGCCAAGAACATCGGCGAGGCCTTCCGCGGTGGCATCCCGGTGATCATGAACCTCACCGACATGGACGACGCGGACGCCAAGCGCCTGGTCGACTTCGCCGCCGGCCTGGCCTTCGGTCTGCGCGGCTCCATCGAGCGCGTGACCAGCAAGGTCTTCCTGCTGAGCCCGGAGTACGTCGAGGTGGACGGCGGTGTCGAGGCCACGGGGCACAAGGCGCAGGGGCCGTTCAACCAGAGCTGA
- a CDS encoding SulP family inorganic anion transporter, which translates to MSAAAVLRGLLPGRADYADVPRTWRADLVAGATVGIVALPLALAFGISSGAGAAAGLVTAVVAGIVAAVFGGSNVQVSGPTGAMAVVLVPIVGEHGVGALAIVGILAGLLLVVAGVLRLGQLIGLVPWPVIAGFTAGIGVIIFLQQVPLVLGPSASAGTRPVLAAFSAATHADWSAAVWPLAAVAAVVLLMLLLPRIDERIPASLLAIVLVTIVAEVLDLPLARIGEIPSSLPMPSLPSVDPAVLQTLLTAAVAVAALSAIESLLSARVAVDLSGDARHNPDRELVGQGMACLASGAFGGIPATGAIARTAVNVKAGGRTRLAAISHSLVLLGVIYLASGPVSRIPTAALAAVLMLTAVRMIPYREIRTILRATRSDAAVLLLTMGVTVLVDLIEAVQLGIAVAAVFALRAVARTSGVRREEIDSDPDPADARIAVYRLTGSMFFGAAERVRAEVRADGDVEVVILAFSQLRTLDATGANTLAEIIRSLEKQGVTVLVKGVPSRHMALLRSVGVIEALRDPRHLFDRFPDALEHARSHVRRAEAARRTRATVAPA; encoded by the coding sequence GTGAGCGCCGCCGCCGTCCTGCGCGGCCTGCTGCCGGGGCGCGCCGACTACGCCGACGTCCCTCGCACCTGGCGGGCCGACCTCGTCGCCGGTGCCACCGTCGGCATCGTCGCGCTCCCCCTGGCCCTCGCCTTCGGCATCAGCTCCGGCGCCGGGGCCGCAGCCGGCCTGGTCACCGCCGTGGTCGCGGGCATCGTGGCCGCCGTCTTCGGGGGCTCCAACGTCCAGGTGTCGGGACCCACCGGCGCGATGGCCGTCGTCCTCGTCCCGATCGTCGGCGAGCACGGCGTCGGCGCCCTCGCGATCGTCGGCATCCTCGCCGGGCTCCTGCTCGTCGTCGCCGGGGTGCTCCGACTGGGCCAGCTGATCGGGCTGGTCCCCTGGCCCGTCATCGCGGGCTTCACCGCCGGCATCGGCGTCATCATCTTCCTGCAGCAGGTGCCCCTGGTCCTGGGTCCGTCCGCGAGCGCCGGCACCCGCCCCGTGCTGGCCGCCTTCTCGGCCGCGACGCACGCGGACTGGTCCGCAGCCGTCTGGCCGCTGGCCGCTGTCGCCGCGGTCGTGCTGCTCATGCTGCTGCTCCCTCGCATCGACGAGCGCATCCCCGCCTCGCTGCTGGCCATCGTCCTGGTCACGATCGTCGCGGAGGTGCTCGACCTGCCCCTGGCCCGCATCGGCGAGATCCCCTCCTCGCTGCCGATGCCCTCGCTGCCGTCGGTCGACCCCGCGGTGCTGCAGACCCTCCTGACCGCGGCCGTCGCGGTCGCCGCCCTTTCGGCGATCGAGTCGCTGCTCTCCGCCCGGGTGGCCGTCGACCTGTCCGGCGACGCGCGCCACAACCCCGACCGTGAACTCGTCGGGCAGGGTATGGCGTGCCTCGCCTCCGGCGCCTTCGGCGGCATCCCCGCCACCGGCGCCATCGCCCGCACCGCTGTCAACGTCAAGGCCGGCGGTCGCACGCGGCTGGCCGCGATCTCCCACTCCCTGGTGCTGCTGGGTGTCATCTACCTGGCGTCCGGCCCGGTCTCGCGGATCCCCACCGCCGCGCTGGCCGCCGTGCTCATGCTCACCGCGGTCCGCATGATCCCCTACCGCGAGATCCGCACCATCCTGCGCGCGACCCGCTCCGACGCGGCGGTGCTGCTGCTCACCATGGGCGTGACGGTCCTCGTCGACCTCATCGAGGCCGTCCAGCTCGGCATCGCGGTCGCCGCGGTCTTCGCGCTGCGCGCCGTCGCCCGCACCAGCGGGGTGCGCCGCGAGGAGATTGACAGCGACCCGGACCCGGCCGACGCGCGGATCGCGGTCTACCGCCTCACCGGCTCGATGTTCTTCGGGGCCGCCGAGCGGGTGCGGGCCGAGGTCCGTGCCGACGGCGACGTCGAGGTCGTCATCCTCGCCTTCTCCCAGCTGCGCACCCTCGATGCCACTGGCGCCAACACGCTGGCCGAGATCATCCGCTCGCTGGAGAAGCAGGGCGTCACCGTGCTCGTCAAGGGTGTCCCGAGCCGCCACATGGCCCTGCTGCGCTCGGTCGGCGTCATCGAGGCCCTGCGCGACCCACGGCACCTCTTCGACCGCTTCCCGGACGCGCTGGAGCACGCCCGCAGCCACGTGCGGCGCGCCGAGGCCGCGCGCCGCACTCGGGCCACGGTCGCCCCGGCCTGA
- the pgeF gene encoding peptidoglycan editing factor PgeF produces MFWWRERIEPSGAEYGVEWAITDRRGGSSQEPFDELNLARHVGDLDEAVTTNRHRLAHELGLRLADLRFMDQVHGCDVAVTPGTGEAEPTEDAVPPSVDGLISGRTDEALVVMVADCVPVLLVDRVEGFVAAVHAGRPGMVSGVVPATLARMRELGARDLEALVGPSVCGRCYEVPADMRDAAAAVEPVSAAVTWTGTPAIDLASGVVEQLVREGVSVRWLPGCTKEDPDLYSYRRDGQTGRFVGVVRLLERERVA; encoded by the coding sequence GTGTTCTGGTGGCGGGAGAGGATCGAGCCGAGCGGCGCGGAGTATGGCGTCGAGTGGGCGATCACCGACCGCCGGGGCGGGTCGAGCCAGGAGCCGTTCGACGAGCTCAACCTGGCCCGGCACGTCGGTGACCTCGACGAGGCGGTGACGACCAACAGGCACCGCCTGGCGCACGAGCTGGGCCTGCGGCTGGCCGACCTGCGCTTCATGGACCAGGTCCACGGCTGCGACGTCGCCGTGACCCCGGGCACGGGGGAGGCCGAACCGACGGAGGATGCCGTGCCGCCCTCCGTCGACGGCCTGATCTCGGGCCGCACCGATGAGGCCCTCGTGGTCATGGTGGCCGACTGCGTGCCGGTGCTCCTCGTCGACCGCGTCGAAGGCTTCGTCGCTGCCGTGCATGCGGGCCGTCCGGGCATGGTGTCGGGAGTCGTCCCCGCGACCCTCGCCCGGATGCGCGAGCTCGGCGCACGCGACCTCGAAGCCCTCGTCGGACCGTCGGTCTGCGGGCGTTGCTACGAGGTCCCGGCCGACATGAGGGACGCCGCCGCGGCGGTCGAGCCCGTGAGCGCCGCTGTCACCTGGACCGGTACGCCCGCCATCGACCTGGCCTCGGGCGTCGTCGAGCAGCTCGTGCGCGAGGGGGTCTCGGTGCGCTGGCTGCCCGGCTGCACCAAGGAGGATCCGGACCTCTACTCCTACCGGCGCGACGGGCAGACCGGCCGCTTCGTCGGCGTCGTCCGTCTGCTGGAGCGGGAGCGCGTCGCATGA
- a CDS encoding RluA family pseudouridine synthase — protein sequence MSESRTFMIPDGLAGERIDAALARLLGLSRSKAADLAANGHVTQDGRVVGKSDRVVAGSWVEVVLPPVGPPPGLEVIAEPVEGMRIVHDDSEIVVVDKPAEVAAHPSVGWSGPTVVGGLAAAGYRISTSGAPERQGIVQRLDVGTSGLMVVAKSERAYTVLKQAFRDRTVDKTYHALVQGLPDPHEGTIDAPIGRHPGHDYRFAVRRDGRPSITHYELLEAHRSASLMEIHLETGRTHQIRVHFSALKHPCCGDLTYGGDPTLAKRLGLTRQWLHAVKLGFLHPGSGAYVEFESPYPADLQHALDVIRG from the coding sequence ATGAGCGAGTCCCGCACCTTCATGATCCCCGACGGGCTGGCGGGCGAGCGCATCGACGCGGCCCTCGCCCGGCTGCTCGGCCTGTCCCGCTCCAAGGCCGCCGACCTCGCCGCCAACGGCCACGTGACCCAGGACGGCCGCGTCGTCGGCAAGTCCGACCGCGTCGTGGCCGGCAGCTGGGTCGAGGTCGTGCTGCCGCCGGTCGGCCCGCCGCCCGGGCTCGAGGTCATCGCGGAGCCCGTCGAGGGCATGCGCATCGTCCACGACGACAGCGAGATCGTCGTCGTCGACAAGCCGGCCGAGGTGGCCGCCCACCCGAGCGTGGGCTGGTCGGGCCCGACCGTCGTCGGCGGTCTGGCCGCCGCCGGCTACCGCATCTCCACCTCCGGCGCCCCGGAGCGGCAGGGCATCGTCCAGCGCCTCGACGTCGGCACCTCCGGCCTCATGGTCGTGGCCAAGTCCGAGCGCGCCTACACCGTGCTCAAGCAGGCCTTCCGCGACCGCACGGTCGACAAGACCTACCACGCGCTGGTGCAGGGCCTCCCCGACCCGCACGAGGGCACCATCGACGCCCCGATCGGGCGTCACCCGGGCCACGACTACCGCTTCGCGGTGCGTCGTGACGGCCGCCCGAGCATCACGCACTACGAGCTGCTCGAGGCCCACCGGTCGGCCAGCCTGATGGAGATCCACCTCGAGACCGGGCGCACGCACCAGATCCGCGTGCACTTCTCGGCCCTCAAGCACCCGTGCTGCGGCGACCTGACCTACGGCGGCGACCCGACGCTGGCCAAGCGCCTCGGGCTGACCCGGCAGTGGCTGCACGCGGTCAAGCTCGGCTTCCTGCACCCCGGCAGCGGGGCATACGTCGAGTTCGAGTCGCCCTACCCGGCCGACCTGCAGCACGCGCTGGACGTCATCCGCGGCTGA
- a CDS encoding ArsR/SmtB family transcription factor encodes MTSATDAPLYEIKANLFKALAHPARVRILEILVAADGPCAVSDILAVLDVEPSLLSQHLSVLRRHHVVTSTRAGNAVHYELAHPQVADLLTVARSFLLDRLAAQQEQLALAAALDGRR; translated from the coding sequence GTGACCTCTGCCACCGACGCCCCCCTCTACGAGATCAAGGCCAACCTCTTCAAGGCCCTCGCCCACCCCGCCCGGGTGCGCATCCTCGAGATCCTCGTCGCCGCCGACGGCCCGTGCGCGGTCAGCGACATCCTCGCGGTCCTCGACGTCGAGCCCTCCCTGCTCAGCCAGCACCTGAGCGTGCTCCGCCGTCACCACGTGGTCACCTCGACCCGCGCCGGCAACGCGGTCCACTACGAGTTGGCCCACCCGCAGGTGGCCGACCTGCTGACCGTCGCTCGGTCCTTCCTCCTCGACCGCCTCGCCGCCCAGCAGGAGCAGCTCGCCCTCGCCGCCGCCCTGGACGGCCGCCGGTGA
- a CDS encoding TraR/DksA family transcriptional regulator — MAKLAKNTPTADLHASLSVREDEAPWTADELAEVRSELEADVARLSAEVDEAEHDLVELMRSFGDGAGDDQADAGAATWEREHELSLTNNAKGLLMQSLHALERMDAGTYGDCESCGRPIGKMRLQAFPRATLCMTCKQKQERR; from the coding sequence GTGGCCAAGCTTGCGAAGAACACTCCGACCGCCGACCTGCACGCCTCGCTGAGCGTCCGCGAGGACGAGGCGCCCTGGACGGCGGACGAGCTCGCTGAGGTCCGGTCCGAGCTCGAGGCCGACGTGGCCCGTCTCAGCGCCGAGGTGGACGAGGCCGAGCACGACCTCGTCGAGCTGATGCGCAGCTTCGGCGACGGCGCGGGCGACGACCAGGCCGACGCTGGCGCGGCGACCTGGGAGCGCGAGCACGAGCTCTCGCTCACCAACAACGCCAAGGGGCTGCTGATGCAGAGCCTGCACGCGCTGGAGCGCATGGACGCGGGCACCTACGGCGACTGCGAGTCCTGCGGCCGTCCCATCGGCAAGATGCGGCTCCAGGCCTTCCCCCGTGCGACCCTATGCATGACATGCAAGCAGAAGCAGGAACGCCGCTGA
- the lspA gene encoding signal peptidase II, which translates to MQAEAGTPLTPSRPRRTLVVLGLAALWIVLDQLTKVWAERALTLGEPVQVVGDLLRLHLIYNSGAAFSLGTGSTGVLTVVASIIVVLIVWQAFKVRSLPWAVALGLLLGGALGNLVDRFFRAPGVGVGHVVDFLRLPNFPIFNVADIGVTTAACLIALLALRGFHPDGTRDSDKAEAYPTREEQDAATPHTSPTQGDPTEGTR; encoded by the coding sequence ATGCAAGCAGAAGCAGGAACGCCGCTGACCCCCAGCCGCCCCAGACGCACCCTCGTCGTCCTCGGCCTCGCCGCCCTCTGGATCGTCCTCGACCAGCTGACCAAGGTGTGGGCCGAGCGTGCCCTGACCCTCGGCGAGCCCGTCCAGGTCGTCGGCGACCTGCTGCGGCTGCACCTCATCTACAACTCGGGCGCGGCGTTCTCCCTGGGCACCGGCTCGACAGGTGTCCTCACAGTCGTGGCCTCGATCATCGTCGTGCTCATCGTGTGGCAGGCGTTCAAGGTGCGCAGCCTGCCGTGGGCGGTCGCCCTCGGTCTGCTGCTCGGCGGTGCGCTGGGCAACCTCGTCGACCGGTTCTTCCGCGCCCCGGGGGTCGGCGTGGGGCACGTCGTCGACTTCCTGCGCCTGCCCAACTTCCCGATCTTCAACGTGGCCGACATCGGCGTGACGACGGCCGCCTGCCTCATCGCCCTGCTCGCGCTGCGGGGCTTCCACCCCGACGGCACGCGCGACTCCGACAAGGCCGAGGCCTACCCGACGCGGGAGGAGCAGGACGCGGCCACGCCGCATACCTCTCCCACGCAGGGCGACCCGACGGAGGGCACCCGATGA